The genomic window GGGCCACCAGACTCGTCGACAGGGGAGCGGTGTCTTCTGGGGCGGCCTCATCGCGGGGTGCGGTCTCGATTGAGGATTCGTTGGCAAAGTCTCGAAGCCGTCCTAACTTTAGACCCTTGGTGACATTAACCTACTGCGTCTAAGAAACTTTTTTCGGTGAAGGAAGTGCGGTTTAACCCCTCAACAGCTGAACATACGACGCGAGACTCCTGAGCACCGTTGACCAACGCTGCCCGTTGTGACCCTATTCCTGGGCGGGAGAGATTTGTCCCTTGTGCTTTTCTGCGCGACCGTCATGCGGTGCGGTTCTAGACGATGCAATAAAGCTGTCTCGCGTTGTCTGCTGGCACGTTCGCCAGCATACACATTTTGAGGAACGAGTGACTGTCACCGTTCTCCTAGTATCGCTGGATCCAGCCATACGTGCTTAGATTCTAGTTCCCCCGAGAACCGGAGCGGCAAGATGGAGTTGCGTGTCGGTATTAAACGGTTGTTGTTTGTTTTGCTAAGCTTGTCAGTGGCTGCTGGGTCATGTCTTCACTCACGTGCATATTCAGCAACCTCAGAGAGTTCAGGTGTTGAGCCCGCACCGTCTACTCATCATGGCAAGAACCCTGAcacagccgcgcctccagtTCGCTTCACCAGATTCATCAGTAGGTTCGTCCCTCACAGAAGAAAGCGCAACAAGGCGATCAAGAAGTCGGCATCCACTGGGCAGGTGGACTTTACGCACACCGATTCAGACCAAGAGGAGCTGATTCAGCGCAGTAGCTCGACCCCCGCAATACCGACAAGTCCACAAAGGTCCTCAGCTACGCACATAGACGTAACAAGACACAACTTGAGTGCGTCTATTGAAAGCATCCAGAGCAAGGTTTCTGCCAAGAAGGGGTTCCTGAGTCGTCTTCGAAAGTTCGTCAGTAGATTCTCAAGGACGCGGTCGCGATCCGCCGAAGGCTTCGTTCCTGATTCAAGGTGAGGACTAACTTCTTCGCCCGCACCAATCCCACAGTTTCAGCTGGCGTAACACAGCCCTCATGTTGCATCGACGAGATCCCATGCTCTAGAAAATTAAAGGAAGTGATGGGGAAGGAACAAGAATATCGAGGAGTGGGGTGTTGAACTCTTGTGTCTTTGTGTACTGCACGCGTGCATCTCATTGATGTACACAACTGTTCCTCTCTCCACAAAAGTGCGCACTGAAGCGTGCCGCTGCAGTGAGCCTGGAGCAGCATGTGCGTGTGGATCTTTTGAATTCGTCATCGACGCCACGGAAAAGGCCCGGTCCTGCAGTCTCGCAACGCCAGGGCCGCCAGTCAGGGAGAGGGTCCATTCGTGGCAGCGCGCGTACCATGGGTGggccggcgagagagagagtgcgACGCTTAGTGCGCCATACATTTACGCGAAGCGATACGGCTTGCACTGGAACAAAACTATGAGACGCCCCATGACCTTGCTGGCTGTGGAATATGCGTGAGCGCTCGAGAGGGAAGTGGGAAAGCATGACGGGCACATGGGGAGTCGACTATTCTCGGGAACCGACCGGTATAGCATGTATCTGCAGTCATATTCTAGACTGTTCAGGGTTGCTGCTTGCGAAGGAACTTTGTGGCGTGTTTTGCTTCCCAGACGCTATTTGCAGCTGCCTATTCTGCCTTCGCGACTTCTGCCGGGCAGGGTCCCTCCGACCGGAATCGGAGGCCAGAGTACGCGTGCTCCTGTGCAGGGATTACACGCTACTAGTGAACGATAAAAGTTCCAAGTGCTGTTCACCCTGTTTTACCCCGATATCTGCTCTCTTTCTTGTCTGCAGCCAGCAGCAGAGCAAGCCACATCCAAGTCATGATACCGAAGAAGATATCCCCTTCCCGCCTGATATGCCGCTGGGTGTGGCGACGCCACCAACAAGCCCTGGAGGTAAGCTTGCAGCATTGCATGCACCGTGCTGTACGCGGTCTGTAGTTATGTGACCAAACGAGCTGTAGACACGATCCAAGACAGACATGCACAGATGAGCCCCAAACAGGCGTCCTGCGCATGGATGCGCGACACAAAGATTTCCTTGACAGTTGAGCTTTCCTGTTTACACCCTTCTATGTGCAGCCCCCTATCGTCAGCTCCCCACAGATGACTACCCAAAAGCGCACCCATGTGAAATCACCGTTGACGGGCCGCCGGGGTGGGCACGCAACCTCGGGTGCATATTGAGAGAGCATTTCGCTGCTGCTTTTTCGTGGATCTCATGTCGAGTCGATTCAGTTTCCTACCTGTAGGCTCACGCACAGGATACACAGAACGTGCTGATCTGAAGTGCCTCTGAAGCAGGGTTTGGAATTTAGATGGATACGTTCTGCCTCCTAGTAATGATATTGACAGGCTGATCCCCACGGACTGGTTTGCGTGTGTTGTGTGCATGTCTGTGTTTTATTCCTCTCAGCGTAAgcacagcagctgccgcgttAGCCACGTTTACAGGGGTACCTTTGCCTGTCAGGCGCCCGAGAGCCGTGCAGGAGCCTTCCTCAGGAAGCTCGGCGCAGGGCCTTTCCGCATCTACAGATAGTGTGTGGCAGCGGCCTGCCACGTATTTTCTCTGGCAGCGTGACTCAGGCCGAGACGGACAGCGAAATCTAGCTCACATGAAATATCCCTCGGTGCATACGGCGAGGTCCCGAACACCCGCGCTAGGGTCGTATGTGCTGCGAAGTTCGCGTTCACGTTCTGGTATAAAGTTATTCAAGTGTATTCCAACATGTTAGTGGTACTCAGGAAAAGACCCGCTGGATATGATCGCCGAAGCACACTTTACTGGGACAACGCACACAGGCGATCCTTCGACTTTAGAATGTGTGTGCGCGCTGTAGGGGCAGGGGAGGAGCCGCTAGAGCACGAACTCTTACACTTGTCTTTGATCGTGTCCGTTTTACTCACCGTCCAGGGTTGTGGTAAGTGTCTTTTCTCTAAAGCTCCAAACCTTCGAGAAATCTAACAGGAGAGAGATCGCGCCGTCGTTGCCTGGGAGGTAAAGTGCTGGCTGCCATTTTTCAGCATTGGCCAGAGGAGATTCTTGGACCGAGGTTGAGCTCAGGCCTTGCGTGCGACTGTCACACTTGTCATTTGCAGCCGGAGATGCCTCTCGTATTCTCTACACCACCTCTTGGTGCGCTTCCAGCAGATAGGCTCCCTTTCGTCGGGTTGTCCCCGGAGGAACAAGACCGCCTTGCCCTGTTTCTCGGAACGACAGCGCAGCAATCTGGGGTCACGGACAGCCCTCATTTGTCTTTTTACGACAGCAGAGTGGTCCGGCAGCACTCGCCTCGGGGTGATGGTCACTGCCTGttccgcgccttcagctACGCTTTTACCGGAAGGGAAAATGCCCACAAAATAATCCGATGGAAGATTGCCAGTTTTCTACTAGCAAACTTCGAGGAATATGAGTGGCTGTTGAACCCGGACTTGTG from Besnoitia besnoiti strain Bb-Ger1 chromosome XIII, whole genome shotgun sequence includes these protein-coding regions:
- a CDS encoding OTU family cysteine protease (encoded by transcript BESB_029780), which produces MRRPMTLLAVEYAQQQSKPHPSHDTEEDIPFPPDMPLGVATPPTSPGGAGEEPLEHELLHLSLIVSVLLTVQGCDRLPFVGLSPEEQDRLALFLGTTAQQSGVTDSPHLSFYDSRVVRQHSPRGDGHCLFRAFSYAFTGRENAHKIIRWKIASFLLANFEEYEWLLNPDLCAQAEKRFAGKDGGYGTQVPYDSTSSEITEKEKKVNWLYRVANAKYAIWGDESILVAGANLFKVRLVVETQKKLGERDARLGSHAVQVISPKNTHPSDFLPTVFLALDRGREHYLFIQEVGQRG